The Nocardioides sp. S-1144 genome includes a region encoding these proteins:
- a CDS encoding pyridoxal phosphate-dependent aminotransferase, translated as MTASRLHGIPPTIFAQMSALAVRTGSVNLGQGFPDEDGPPEVVDAAVAAMRGGANQYAPGIGVPALRQAVAEHQRRHYGLELDPDTEVAITTGCTEGIAAALLGLVEPADEVVVLEPYYDSYLAMLQVAGAVRRPVTLRSPDFRLDPDELRAAVTPRTRFVLLNSPHNPTGTVLSAEELAAVAALAVEHDLTVITDEVYEHLVFDGAAHTPIATLPGMAERTLTLSSVGKSYSLTGWKVGWASGPAHLVSALMAAKQWLTYTSGAPLQPAVAHALTEHAGYPAALAVELRAKRDQLVAGLRAAGLPTTTPQGTYFATSDVGDLGWDDGLAFCLALPERAGVVAVPEQVFHDDPRGPGRHLVRWAFCKRAEVIAEATSRLAAARLSAG; from the coding sequence ACCATCTTCGCCCAGATGTCGGCCCTCGCCGTCCGCACCGGCTCGGTCAACCTCGGCCAGGGGTTCCCCGACGAGGACGGGCCTCCCGAGGTCGTCGACGCCGCGGTGGCGGCGATGCGGGGCGGCGCCAACCAGTACGCCCCCGGCATCGGCGTCCCCGCGCTGCGGCAGGCCGTGGCCGAGCACCAGCGCCGCCACTACGGCCTCGAGCTCGACCCCGACACCGAGGTCGCGATCACCACCGGCTGCACCGAGGGCATCGCCGCGGCGCTGCTCGGGCTGGTCGAGCCGGCCGACGAGGTCGTCGTCCTCGAGCCCTACTACGACTCCTACCTGGCGATGCTGCAGGTGGCCGGGGCGGTGCGCCGTCCGGTGACGCTGCGCTCCCCCGACTTCCGCCTCGACCCCGACGAGCTGCGGGCCGCGGTGACGCCGCGGACCCGGTTCGTGCTGCTCAACAGCCCGCACAACCCCACCGGCACCGTGCTGAGCGCCGAGGAGCTGGCCGCGGTGGCCGCGCTGGCCGTCGAGCACGACCTCACCGTGATCACCGACGAGGTCTACGAGCACCTCGTCTTCGACGGGGCGGCGCACACCCCGATCGCGACGCTGCCCGGGATGGCCGAGCGCACGCTGACGCTCTCGAGCGTCGGGAAGTCGTACTCCCTGACCGGCTGGAAGGTCGGCTGGGCGAGCGGGCCCGCACACCTGGTGAGCGCCCTGATGGCCGCCAAGCAGTGGCTGACCTACACCTCCGGGGCGCCCCTGCAGCCGGCCGTCGCGCACGCCCTGACCGAGCACGCGGGGTACCCGGCGGCGCTCGCGGTCGAGCTCCGGGCCAAGCGCGACCAGCTCGTCGCGGGCCTGCGGGCGGCGGGCCTGCCGACGACCACGCCGCAGGGCACCTACTTCGCGACGTCCGACGTCGGCGACCTCGGCTGGGACGACGGCCTGGCGTTCTGCCTGGCGCTGCCCGAGCGGGCCGGCGTGGTCGCCGTCCCGGAGCAGGTCTTCCACGACGACCCGCGCGGCCCCGGCCGGCACCTGGTGCGGTGGGCCTTCTGCAAGCGCGCCGAGGTGATCGCCGAGGCGACGTCGCGGCTGGCCGCGGCCCGGCTCAGCGCCGGGTGA